The Streptomyces sp. CC0208 genome window below encodes:
- a CDS encoding response regulator transcription factor: MSSLLLLTNALQPSTEVLPALGLLLHNVRVAPAEGPALVDTPGADVILIDGRRDLPQVRSLCQLLRSTGPGCPLILVVTEGGLAAVTADWGIDDVLLDTAGPAEVEARLRLAMGRQQIVSDDSPMEIRNGDLSVDEATYSAKLKGRVLDLTFKEFELLKYLAQHPGRVFTRAQLLQEVWGYDYFGGTRTVDVHVRRLRAKLGPEHESLIGTVRNVGYRFVTPEKGERVTDEAKAKADRAKTEDVDESVTLEDVEA; this comes from the coding sequence ATGAGTTCTCTGCTGCTCCTGACCAATGCCCTCCAGCCGTCGACGGAGGTGCTTCCGGCCCTCGGCCTGCTTCTGCACAACGTGCGCGTGGCTCCGGCGGAAGGCCCCGCACTCGTCGACACCCCCGGCGCCGACGTCATCCTCATCGACGGACGCCGTGACCTGCCACAGGTCCGCAGCCTGTGCCAGTTGCTGCGCTCGACCGGGCCCGGCTGTCCGCTCATCCTCGTCGTGACCGAGGGCGGCCTGGCAGCCGTCACCGCCGACTGGGGCATCGACGACGTGCTCCTCGACACCGCCGGTCCGGCCGAGGTCGAGGCGCGACTGCGTCTCGCCATGGGCCGGCAGCAGATCGTCAGCGACGACTCCCCCATGGAGATCCGCAACGGCGACCTGTCGGTCGACGAGGCGACCTACTCCGCGAAGCTCAAGGGCCGGGTCCTCGACCTCACCTTCAAGGAGTTCGAGCTCCTGAAGTACCTCGCCCAGCACCCGGGCCGCGTCTTCACGCGCGCGCAGCTGCTCCAGGAGGTCTGGGGCTACGACTACTTCGGCGGCACCCGAACGGTCGACGTGCACGTACGACGGCTGCGCGCGAAGCTCGGCCCCGAGCACGAGTCGCTGATCGGGACCGTCCGGAACGTCGGTTATCGATTCGTTACGCCCGAGAAGGGCGAGCGGGTCACCGACGAGGCGAAGGCCAAGGCGGACCGGGCAAAGACGGAGGATGTGGACGAGAGCGTCACCCTCGAGGACGTAGAGGCGTAG